From Companilactobacillus heilongjiangensis, one genomic window encodes:
- a CDS encoding GNAT family N-acetyltransferase — protein sequence MKIFTLPIDIKEVDSSDLPKLHRLSVETFNDTFRNNQTDEFPDYTNKNYNYGQLASEIINSQSFFYFIYYNHKLAGYLKLNINDAQSQNMGQDALEIDRIYIRHGFQYIGLEKKLLDLAVKKAHKFNKKVIWSSVWEHDSSILHFYNQFGFKTIEKQPFTLAGQAEHDLVMEVAI from the coding sequence ATGAAAATTTTCACCTTACCAATCGACATCAAAGAAGTAGACTCTTCTGATCTACCAAAATTGCACCGTTTGAGTGTTGAAACATTCAATGATACCTTCAGAAATAATCAAACTGACGAATTTCCAGATTACACCAATAAAAATTATAATTATGGTCAATTGGCCAGTGAAATTATTAATTCCCAATCATTCTTTTATTTCATTTATTACAACCACAAGTTAGCTGGCTATTTGAAATTGAATATCAATGATGCTCAGTCACAAAATATGGGACAAGACGCTTTGGAAATCGACCGTATTTATATCCGTCATGGTTTTCAATATATCGGCTTGGAAAAGAAACTGCTAGATCTTGCAGTCAAGAAAGCCCATAAATTCAATAAAAAAGTCATCTGGAGCAGCGTTTGGGAACATGATTCTTCAATTCTGCATTTCTATAATCAATTTGGATTCAAAACTATCGAAAAGCAACCTTTCACATTGGCTGGTCAGGCTGAACACGATTTAGTTATGGAAGTTGCGATTTAA
- a CDS encoding GNAT family N-acetyltransferase: MIIVKSTNELSPKELIDILKARVKVFVVEQNCPYQEVDEDDYNDLNVCLVENGELEAYTRIIDKGDHITFGRVLVVEKFRKAGLGTKIVQATIDEIKRRFPKQPIQIQAQAYLQEFYGSFGFKAISDVYLEDNIPHLDMLLTFN, from the coding sequence ATGATTATCGTCAAAAGCACAAATGAACTTAGTCCTAAAGAATTAATTGATATTTTGAAAGCGCGTGTAAAAGTATTCGTTGTCGAGCAAAATTGTCCCTATCAGGAAGTTGATGAGGATGATTACAATGACCTAAACGTCTGCCTAGTCGAGAATGGCGAATTAGAAGCCTACACGCGCATTATAGATAAAGGCGACCATATTACTTTCGGTCGTGTATTAGTAGTTGAGAAGTTTCGTAAGGCCGGATTAGGCACAAAAATTGTTCAGGCTACTATTGACGAGATCAAACGACGCTTCCCTAAACAACCAATTCAAATCCAAGCTCAAGCCTACTTACAAGAATTCTATGGAAGTTTCGGCTTCAAAGCTATTTCCGATGTGTACTTAGAAGACAACATCCCTCACTTGGATATGCTATTAACATTTAATTAG
- the rsmG gene encoding 16S rRNA (guanine(527)-N(7))-methyltransferase RsmG, translated as MKPEEFFEALAQKGIALNATQKEQFATYFHELVETNKVMNLTSITDEEQVYLKHFYDSIVLGFVDEKLLSEELTLCDVGSGAGFPSLPLKIINPKLKITIVDSLNKRIKFLDTLVNKLNLDKVNLVHGRAEEVGKNPQFRESFDVVTARAVAAMNVLTEFCLPLVKVGGQFVAMKSEKAPEELETAKFAIKLLGGEIKQQESVELPNDAGIRNFIFVGKVAKTPKKYPRKPGTPAKKPLVK; from the coding sequence ATGAAACCGGAAGAATTTTTTGAGGCTCTAGCCCAAAAGGGTATTGCTTTGAACGCGACTCAAAAGGAACAGTTTGCAACTTATTTTCACGAATTGGTTGAGACTAACAAGGTCATGAATTTGACTTCTATTACTGATGAGGAACAAGTTTATTTAAAACATTTTTATGATTCAATCGTCTTAGGATTCGTTGATGAAAAATTGTTAAGCGAAGAACTAACTTTATGTGACGTCGGATCAGGAGCTGGTTTTCCATCATTACCATTGAAAATCATCAATCCTAAATTGAAGATTACCATCGTTGATTCTTTGAATAAGAGAATTAAATTCTTGGACACTTTAGTAAATAAATTGAACTTGGATAAAGTCAATTTGGTTCACGGACGTGCCGAAGAAGTTGGTAAAAATCCACAATTTAGAGAATCATTCGACGTTGTAACAGCACGTGCAGTTGCAGCAATGAATGTTTTGACAGAATTCTGTTTGCCACTAGTTAAAGTTGGTGGACAATTTGTTGCCATGAAATCTGAAAAAGCACCTGAAGAATTGGAAACAGCTAAGTTTGCAATCAAGTTACTTGGTGGAGAGATTAAACAACAAGAGTCAGTCGAGCTACCAAATGATGCCGGAATACGTAATTTTATCTTTGTTGGTAAAGTTGCTAAGACACCAAAAAAATATCCTCGTAAACCAGGAACACCTGCTAAAAAACCACTCGTGAAATAA
- a CDS encoding ParA family protein, with product MARKISVANQKGGVGKTTTTINLGACLTDLGQKVLIIDTDPQGNATSGLGIKKANVEKDVYDVLVNEYPLKKTIIHTEHKNLDIVPATIQLAGAEMELTSMMARETRLRAGIEEVDSDYDIILIDCPPSLGQLSTNAFTASDSIIIPVQSEYYALEGLSQLLNTIRLVQKHFNTNLAIEGVLITMLDVRTNLGAQVVDEVKSYFGDSVYKTIVPRNTRLAEAPSYGQPIVDYDGKSKGAKAYRDLAKEVLKRNGIKQK from the coding sequence ATGGCACGAAAAATATCTGTTGCAAATCAAAAAGGTGGTGTCGGAAAAACCACAACCACCATCAATTTGGGAGCATGTTTAACTGATTTGGGTCAAAAGGTATTGATCATCGATACTGACCCGCAAGGAAATGCCACCAGTGGATTAGGTATTAAGAAAGCCAATGTTGAAAAAGATGTTTACGATGTTTTAGTAAATGAATATCCGCTTAAAAAGACGATTATTCATACTGAACATAAAAATCTTGATATTGTTCCCGCAACAATTCAATTGGCCGGTGCAGAGATGGAATTAACTTCAATGATGGCGCGTGAAACTCGTTTGCGTGCTGGGATTGAAGAAGTCGATTCAGATTACGATATTATCTTGATCGACTGCCCACCTTCATTAGGACAACTTTCAACCAACGCTTTTACAGCAAGTGATTCCATCATTATTCCAGTTCAAAGCGAATACTATGCGCTGGAAGGTTTGAGTCAATTGTTGAACACGATTCGTCTGGTTCAAAAACATTTCAATACTAACTTGGCTATCGAAGGCGTTTTGATTACCATGCTCGATGTCAGAACTAATTTGGGCGCACAAGTTGTCGACGAAGTTAAATCATATTTCGGCGATTCAGTATATAAAACCATCGTTCCTAGAAATACACGATTAGCGGAAGCACCAAGTTATGGCCAACCTATCGTTGACTATGACGGAAAGTCAAAGGGGGCTAAAGCTTATCGTGATCTTGCTAAGGAGGTGTTAAAGCGTAATGGCATCAAGCAAAAATAA